In the Bradyrhizobium guangzhouense genome, one interval contains:
- a CDS encoding DUF2478 domain-containing protein, with product MFDAHCELAALVYEKHQDPDAVLRDFAADLIARGHRVVGMVQAGQCADSSLSAILLHSCEKLLLAQDIDPAAQGCRLDLARLQNAGMRIADALARGADLVIINRFGKRERDGKGLSYLIERALDAGIPVVIAVGQDHFADWIKFAGGMSVKLGCDRGALDTWWRTVSTADIQTGIGPHPTVCELLK from the coding sequence ATGTTCGATGCACATTGCGAGCTCGCCGCTCTCGTTTACGAGAAGCATCAGGACCCGGATGCCGTCCTGCGCGACTTCGCCGCAGATTTGATCGCCCGCGGCCATCGCGTCGTCGGTATGGTGCAGGCCGGCCAATGCGCCGATTCCAGCCTCTCCGCCATCCTGCTTCACAGCTGCGAAAAGCTGCTGCTCGCGCAGGATATTGATCCGGCCGCACAAGGCTGCCGGCTCGATCTTGCGCGCCTGCAAAATGCCGGCATGCGGATCGCAGATGCCCTCGCCCGCGGGGCGGACCTCGTCATCATCAACCGCTTCGGCAAGCGCGAGCGCGACGGCAAGGGCCTGTCTTATCTGATCGAGCGTGCGCTCGATGCCGGCATTCCCGTGGTGATCGCGGTCGGCCAGGATCACTTCGCCGACTGGATCAAGTTCGCCGGCGGCATGAGCGTCAAGCTCGGTTGCGACCGTGGCGCGCTGGACACGTGGTGGCGCACCGTCTCGACCGCCGACATCCAGACGGGAATCGGACCGCATCCGACAGTGTGCGAACTTCTCAAATAG
- a CDS encoding winged helix-turn-helix domain-containing protein translates to MSRASAKSLPQLSLRIDLDGEDRIGPGKIELLEQIREQGSISGAGRAMDMSYKRAWDLVDEINRICGHPAVEPQAGGKYGGGAMLTPLGEKLVARYRKIERDAARAVHKDLEALKSDIARSRKSS, encoded by the coding sequence ATGTCGCGCGCAAGCGCCAAATCCCTTCCGCAGCTGAGCCTTCGCATCGACCTCGACGGCGAGGACCGGATCGGGCCAGGCAAGATCGAGCTTCTGGAGCAGATCCGCGAGCAAGGCTCGATCTCCGGGGCCGGCCGCGCCATGGACATGTCCTACAAGCGCGCCTGGGATCTCGTCGACGAGATCAACCGGATCTGCGGACATCCTGCGGTCGAGCCGCAGGCCGGCGGCAAGTACGGCGGCGGCGCAATGCTGACACCGTTGGGCGAAAAGCTCGTGGCACGCTACCGCAAGATCGAGCGCGACGCCGCCCGCGCCGTGCACAAGGACCTGGAAGCGCTCAAGAGCGACATTGCCCGCTCCCGCAAATCGTCGTAG
- a CDS encoding COG4705 family protein, translating to MEDTIKSSHFSESKVPEVTLGFWIIKIAATTLGETGGDTVTMTLNWGYLAGTCLFLAAMVVLVAAQIRAQKFHPALYWATIVASTTFGTTMADFADRSLGIGYTGGATLLLICLALVLGLWYRIEGTISVNSVSTPRAEAFYWGAITFSQTLGTALGDWIADTGDMGYRGGALIFAAGLAVIAALYLWTRVSRVTLFWAAFILTRPLGATVGDFLDKPLDQGGLALSRPLASAVIATFMVACLLLIPQRAGQHPGANRAAERA from the coding sequence ATGGAAGACACTATCAAGAGCAGCCATTTCAGCGAAAGCAAGGTCCCCGAGGTCACGCTCGGTTTCTGGATCATCAAGATCGCCGCCACGACGCTGGGCGAGACCGGCGGCGACACCGTGACGATGACGCTGAACTGGGGTTATCTCGCAGGCACATGCCTTTTCCTGGCGGCGATGGTCGTCCTGGTCGCGGCACAGATTCGCGCGCAGAAATTTCATCCCGCGCTTTATTGGGCCACCATCGTGGCCTCGACCACATTCGGAACCACGATGGCCGACTTCGCCGACCGTTCGCTCGGTATCGGCTACACCGGCGGCGCGACGCTGCTGCTGATCTGTCTCGCGCTGGTGCTCGGCCTCTGGTATCGCATCGAAGGGACCATCTCGGTCAACAGTGTCAGCACCCCGCGGGCGGAAGCCTTCTATTGGGGCGCGATCACGTTCTCACAGACGCTGGGCACCGCGCTCGGCGACTGGATCGCCGACACCGGCGACATGGGCTATCGCGGCGGCGCGCTGATCTTCGCGGCCGGGCTCGCCGTCATCGCAGCGCTCTATCTCTGGACCCGGGTCTCCCGCGTGACCCTGTTCTGGGCCGCCTTCATCCTGACGCGACCGCTGGGTGCAACCGTCGGCGATTTCCTCGACAAGCCGCTGGATCAGGGCGGGCTGGCGCTGAGCCGACCATTGGCCTCCGCCGTCATCGCGACATTCATGGTGGCCTGCCTGCTGCTGATCCCGCAACGTGCGGGGCAGCATCCAGGCGCTAACCGCGCAGCCGAGCGCGCCTAG
- a CDS encoding aldehyde dehydrogenase family protein: MSDFNLLIDGKMVPGDLTMPVLNPATEEVVAECPRASKSQLDAAVAAAKAAFPAWAATSIEDRRKVVMKMADVIEANSGELARLLTSEQGKPLADATGEVLGMAAFFRYLGSLDLPMKVIENSGDRKVEAYRRPLGVVGAIIPWNYPLLILAFKLPSALIAGNTLIVKPAPTTPLSSLRFAELIKDVVPKGVLNFITDANDLGGEMTKHPDIRKISFTGSTATGQKVMASAAQTLKRITLELGGNDAGIVLDDVDKKVAPGIFEGAFQNSGQVCLAIKRLYVHESVYDELCDELVAIAKSTVVDDGSKQGTKLGPLQNKMQYEKVKAFLEDAHKNGKVVAGGAAMDRPGYFIEPTIVRDIKEGSKLVDEEQFGPVLPLIKYSDKDDVIRRANATTYGLGASVWSSDINRAHEVATRLESGTVWINKHLDMAPHIPFGGAKQSGIGTEFAEEGLAEFTQLQIINGPPAA; the protein is encoded by the coding sequence ATGAGTGACTTCAATCTTCTCATCGACGGCAAGATGGTGCCCGGCGACCTGACCATGCCGGTTCTCAATCCCGCAACCGAAGAAGTGGTGGCCGAGTGCCCCCGTGCCTCGAAGTCGCAGCTCGATGCGGCCGTCGCGGCGGCGAAAGCCGCCTTCCCCGCCTGGGCTGCGACCTCGATCGAGGACCGTCGCAAGGTCGTGATGAAGATGGCCGACGTGATCGAGGCCAATTCAGGCGAGCTTGCGCGCCTGCTTACCAGCGAACAAGGCAAGCCGCTTGCGGACGCCACCGGCGAAGTGCTCGGCATGGCCGCCTTCTTCCGCTATCTCGGCTCGCTCGATCTGCCGATGAAGGTCATCGAAAATTCCGGCGATCGCAAGGTCGAGGCCTATCGCCGCCCGCTGGGCGTCGTCGGCGCCATCATCCCCTGGAACTACCCGCTCCTGATCCTTGCCTTCAAGCTGCCCTCCGCGCTGATCGCCGGCAACACGCTGATCGTGAAACCCGCCCCGACGACGCCGCTCTCCTCCTTGCGCTTCGCCGAGCTGATCAAGGACGTGGTGCCGAAGGGCGTGCTCAACTTCATCACCGACGCAAATGATCTCGGTGGCGAGATGACCAAGCACCCAGACATCCGCAAGATCTCCTTCACCGGCTCGACCGCAACGGGCCAGAAGGTGATGGCGAGCGCGGCGCAGACGCTCAAGCGCATCACGCTCGAGCTTGGCGGTAACGATGCCGGCATCGTGCTCGACGACGTCGATAAGAAGGTCGCGCCCGGCATCTTCGAAGGCGCGTTCCAGAATTCGGGGCAAGTGTGCCTGGCCATCAAGCGGCTCTATGTGCACGAATCCGTCTATGACGAGCTTTGCGACGAGCTGGTCGCCATCGCGAAGAGTACCGTCGTGGACGATGGCTCCAAGCAAGGAACAAAACTCGGGCCGCTGCAAAACAAGATGCAGTACGAGAAGGTCAAGGCGTTCCTCGAGGACGCGCACAAGAACGGCAAGGTGGTCGCAGGCGGCGCCGCGATGGACCGTCCCGGCTATTTCATCGAGCCGACCATCGTGCGCGACATCAAGGAGGGCTCGAAACTGGTCGACGAGGAGCAGTTCGGCCCGGTGTTGCCGCTGATCAAATATTCCGACAAGGACGATGTGATCCGCCGCGCCAATGCCACCACCTACGGCCTCGGCGCCTCGGTCTGGTCATCCGACATTAACCGTGCGCATGAGGTCGCGACGCGCCTGGAGTCCGGCACGGTCTGGATCAACAAGCATCTCGACATGGCCCCGCACATCCCGTTCGGCGGCGCCAAGCAATCGGGCATCGGCACGGAGTTCGCCGAGGAAGGCCTCGCCGAATTCACCCAGCTCCAGATCATCAACGGCCCGCCAGCGGCCTGA
- a CDS encoding IS4 family transposase, whose product MRHQNSVFHSLTKQIPWSKFEQVVEKYGADRLVRKLTTKRHFIALLYGQLSGSTSLREIVTGMASHETRLYHVGAAPVKRSTMSDANSQRPWQVFSELFAQMLPQAHRGLRRATADAVRLIDSTSIRLSSLSESWATFSADVFGAKAHIVYDPNADRPVYFAVTPANVNDITAAKAMPIELGATYVYDLGYYDYGWWAKLDEAGCRFVTRLKKNTPLDVIRENHVSKNSNIVSDRIGHLPARLANSRKNPLQVPVREICVVIESGKQLRIVTNDLDASAEEIAELYKQRWQIELFFRWVKQTLRIRHFIGVSENAVRIQIAIALIAFLLLRMAQLAQKAVHSPLEFARLVRTNLMHRRPINNLLEPLQSVPINQNQLNLGLYFQ is encoded by the coding sequence ATGCGGCATCAGAATAGCGTATTTCACAGTCTAACGAAGCAAATCCCTTGGTCTAAGTTCGAACAGGTCGTGGAGAAGTACGGGGCCGATCGATTGGTGCGCAAGTTGACGACGAAGCGCCACTTTATTGCACTGCTGTATGGGCAATTGAGCGGCTCGACGAGCCTGCGGGAGATCGTGACTGGGATGGCAAGCCACGAGACGCGGCTTTATCACGTGGGGGCGGCGCCGGTGAAGCGCTCGACGATGTCGGACGCCAACTCGCAGCGACCTTGGCAGGTGTTCAGCGAGCTGTTCGCACAGATGCTGCCGCAGGCGCATCGCGGGCTGCGGCGGGCAACCGCGGATGCGGTCCGCCTGATTGATTCTACCAGTATTAGGCTCTCCAGCCTGAGCGAGAGCTGGGCGACATTTTCGGCCGATGTGTTCGGGGCCAAGGCGCATATCGTCTACGATCCGAATGCCGATCGGCCGGTTTACTTTGCGGTGACGCCAGCCAACGTCAACGACATCACGGCTGCGAAGGCCATGCCGATTGAGCTGGGCGCAACCTACGTCTACGACCTCGGTTACTACGATTATGGCTGGTGGGCGAAGCTCGATGAGGCCGGCTGCCGCTTCGTGACGCGGTTGAAGAAGAACACTCCGCTCGACGTGATAAGGGAGAACCACGTCTCCAAGAACAGCAATATTGTGAGCGACCGGATCGGTCACTTGCCGGCCCGCCTCGCCAACAGCCGCAAGAATCCGCTGCAAGTTCCGGTCAGGGAGATCTGCGTCGTCATTGAGAGCGGCAAGCAGTTGCGTATCGTGACCAATGATCTCGACGCGTCGGCAGAAGAGATCGCCGAGCTCTACAAACAGCGCTGGCAGATCGAATTGTTCTTCCGCTGGGTCAAGCAGACGCTTCGAATCAGGCATTTTATCGGCGTCTCCGAGAACGCAGTCCGCATTCAGATCGCCATCGCCCTGATCGCGTTTCTCCTCCTGCGCATGGCCCAGCTCGCTCAAAAAGCGGTACACAGTCCCCTCGAATTTGCCCGGCTCGTCCGCACCAATCTCATGCACAGACGTCCGATCAACAACTTGCTCGAACCTCTGCAGTCCGTCCCTATCAACCAAAACCAGTTGAACCTTGGACTATACTTCCAATGA
- a CDS encoding LysR family transcriptional regulator, translated as MRFHSPAIQYFHAVRRTGSIRAAARLLNVASSAVSRQIIKLEQEVGSPLFERTARGLTLTTVGEMLARHVMNVLQDLDRFRSDVASLSGAWRGTISIACIESLTESVLPDLIASHRSRARRVSFTVEVMGSSDVLEALRRGEADIGIAIALRHPPDLRQVALKRFRLGALVAREHPLARRKTVTLEQCLAFPVIQALPELSIYHLLQPLIAQLSETPEPAIQANSIDLMRELAARGVGVAFQTQLGITRLWRDAQLVFLPLDNAGSPVWSDLGVYVRAERTLPAFTDSFLQELVRELGERERHETAAYPQVV; from the coding sequence ATGCGCTTTCATTCACCAGCCATCCAGTATTTCCATGCCGTCCGCCGCACCGGCTCGATCCGGGCCGCCGCGCGTCTTCTGAACGTTGCCTCGTCAGCGGTCAGCAGACAAATTATCAAGCTGGAACAAGAGGTTGGCTCGCCCTTGTTTGAGCGGACTGCGCGCGGCCTGACGCTGACTACGGTCGGCGAGATGCTGGCCCGCCACGTCATGAACGTGCTGCAGGACCTCGATCGCTTCCGCTCCGACGTGGCGTCCCTGTCCGGCGCCTGGCGCGGCACTATCAGCATCGCCTGCATCGAGTCTCTCACGGAATCGGTGCTGCCGGATCTGATCGCCTCGCATCGCAGCAGGGCCAGGCGCGTCAGCTTCACAGTCGAGGTGATGGGATCGTCCGACGTGCTCGAAGCCCTGCGGCGGGGCGAGGCCGACATCGGCATTGCCATCGCGCTCCGGCATCCGCCCGATTTGCGCCAGGTCGCGCTGAAACGGTTTCGCCTCGGCGCGCTGGTCGCCCGCGAACATCCGCTGGCGCGCCGCAAGACCGTCACGCTGGAGCAGTGTCTCGCCTTCCCCGTCATTCAGGCGCTGCCGGAGCTCTCGATCTACCATTTGCTGCAGCCGCTGATCGCGCAGCTCTCGGAGACACCGGAGCCGGCGATCCAGGCCAACTCGATCGACCTGATGCGCGAGCTCGCCGCGCGCGGTGTCGGCGTCGCCTTCCAGACCCAGCTCGGCATCACCAGGCTGTGGCGCGATGCGCAGCTCGTGTTCCTACCGCTCGACAATGCCGGCAGCCCGGTCTGGTCCGATCTCGGCGTCTATGTCCGTGCCGAGCGCACCCTGCCCGCCTTCACGGACTCATTTCTCCAGGAGCTGGTGCGCGAACTGGGCGAGCGTGAGCGGCACGAGACTGCGGCGTACCCGCAAGTCGTGTGA
- a CDS encoding helix-turn-helix domain-containing protein — protein MPHGVDFLPCLERVRSARNTEESPSCTLSTTIEPDTRGTDQGIGLTVPFSFHAITNGHEIDSSMVNVVRGKVPIDSLAYGTNTFLMMRFNSEMRHRGWADYTSGLTYYRPQDAAMTRLRSAITSMFNLASSLDDPREFAMLNRPIQETLLACLDDTLVTSDSLRARPGSFDKHRKLIAQLDEIAATFGSRPLYSEDLAAALNISVRTLQTATHAVHGVSLHHYLRLKRLWSTRVQLMSGFSGLSVKAAALGNGFWHLGDFSRGYRVAFGEMPSETLARSRRL, from the coding sequence ATGCCGCATGGCGTGGACTTCCTTCCGTGTCTCGAACGTGTGCGAAGCGCTCGAAACACAGAAGAATCCCCGTCATGCACCCTGTCCACAACAATCGAACCGGACACCCGTGGCACCGACCAGGGCATCGGCCTCACGGTCCCGTTCTCGTTTCACGCAATCACCAACGGCCATGAGATCGACAGCTCCATGGTGAACGTCGTGCGCGGCAAGGTCCCGATCGATTCCCTCGCATACGGCACCAATACTTTCCTGATGATGCGCTTCAACTCTGAAATGCGCCATCGCGGCTGGGCTGACTACACCAGCGGCCTCACGTACTACCGCCCACAAGACGCGGCCATGACACGGCTGCGAAGCGCGATCACGAGCATGTTCAACCTGGCCTCCAGCCTCGACGACCCCAGGGAGTTCGCCATGCTCAACCGGCCGATCCAGGAGACGCTGCTCGCCTGCCTCGACGACACACTGGTGACGTCCGATAGTCTCCGCGCACGCCCGGGGTCGTTCGACAAGCACCGCAAACTGATCGCGCAGCTCGACGAAATCGCGGCGACATTCGGCAGCCGCCCGCTCTACAGCGAAGACCTCGCCGCCGCGCTCAACATCTCGGTGCGCACCCTCCAGACCGCAACACATGCGGTGCACGGCGTGAGCTTGCACCATTATCTGCGGCTCAAGCGGCTGTGGTCCACCCGCGTTCAGCTCATGTCCGGCTTCTCCGGCTTGAGCGTCAAGGCCGCAGCGCTCGGCAACGGCTTCTGGCACCTCGGCGATTTTTCGCGCGGCTATCGCGTGGCGTTCGGCGAGATGCCCTCCGAGACGCTGGCGCGGAGCCGGCGTCTCTGA
- a CDS encoding COG4705 family protein, giving the protein MLNKVPEVTAIFWAIKILSTTVGETGADYLAVHVGLGASLTAICLTGLLVAALLTQLRRRAYVPWIYWLTVVLVSIVGTQLTDLLTDKLDISLYISTAAFACALAATFALWFSVERTLSIHSIVTTRRELFYWTAILFTFALGTAAGDLSAEALGLGFQLGVVAFSALIAAVAVSYHFGANPVLTFWLAYILTRPLGASLGDLLSQSREYGGIGLGTIQTSIGFLSIIVGLVAWVTFEGDGARRAGPAQ; this is encoded by the coding sequence ATGCTGAACAAGGTTCCGGAGGTCACCGCGATCTTCTGGGCCATCAAGATCCTCTCCACGACGGTCGGGGAGACCGGCGCCGACTATCTCGCGGTTCATGTCGGCCTCGGCGCCAGCCTCACCGCGATCTGTTTGACCGGCCTGCTCGTTGCCGCGCTGCTCACGCAACTGCGCCGCCGGGCGTATGTGCCCTGGATCTACTGGCTCACTGTTGTTCTCGTCAGCATCGTTGGTACACAGCTCACTGATCTGTTGACCGACAAGCTCGACATCAGCCTCTACATCAGCACCGCAGCGTTCGCCTGCGCGCTCGCGGCGACGTTCGCCTTATGGTTCAGCGTCGAGCGCACCCTCTCGATCCATAGTATCGTCACGACGCGACGCGAGCTGTTCTACTGGACCGCGATCCTGTTCACCTTCGCGCTCGGCACCGCAGCCGGCGATCTGTCCGCCGAAGCGCTCGGCCTCGGTTTCCAGCTCGGTGTTGTCGCCTTCAGTGCGCTGATCGCCGCTGTGGCCGTCTCTTATCATTTCGGCGCCAATCCGGTCCTCACCTTCTGGCTCGCCTACATCCTCACCCGCCCGCTCGGCGCCTCGCTCGGCGATCTGCTGTCCCAATCGCGCGAATACGGCGGCATCGGTCTCGGCACGATCCAGACCAGCATCGGCTTCCTGAGCATCATCGTTGGCCTTGTTGCCTGGGTGACGTTCGAAGGCGACGGCGCGCGCCGGGCCGGCCCAGCCCAGTAA